From one Streptomyces mobaraensis genomic stretch:
- a CDS encoding PP2C family protein-serine/threonine phosphatase, which produces MIRTRAAARCRQGAVLALPGLWVAGVVVWELLSPLGVHFVQLLAAAPAIACAGSGRRQCVLLGGACALFALVPLGSAGRADPAMRLGTCCAVVAVVAAAWLTSHRRLRLTRELERLREIAATAQHAVLRPLPPRLAGLTLAGGHRSASEGALLGGDLYEALATRHGVRLVIGDVRGHGLPALGTVAALLGSFREAAHDEDGLPGVLRRMERAFHRHLGDRASGQSPPSGESLPAGEDFATVLMLEIGAEGEVTALNCGHPWPHRLAGGDAGPPHGVRAEVLSSGDPLPPLGMFPLPAEPPVRRLTRLLPGEALVLHTDGVEDARDAAGRFFPLTRALTEAAAHAPVVPAAVVDRVRAAVLRHTGGVLTDDFALLALRNDRHRVPDRTPHGPLARSCPHG; this is translated from the coding sequence ATGATCCGTACCAGGGCGGCGGCGCGCTGCCGACAGGGTGCGGTGCTCGCGCTGCCCGGCCTCTGGGTCGCCGGAGTGGTGGTCTGGGAGCTGCTCAGCCCGCTCGGCGTCCACTTCGTCCAACTCCTCGCCGCCGCCCCCGCCATCGCCTGCGCCGGCAGCGGCCGCCGCCAGTGCGTCCTGCTCGGCGGCGCCTGCGCGCTGTTCGCGCTCGTCCCGCTGGGCTCCGCCGGCCGCGCCGATCCGGCCATGCGGCTGGGCACCTGCTGCGCCGTCGTCGCCGTCGTCGCCGCGGCCTGGCTCACCAGCCACCGCCGCCTGAGGCTGACCCGCGAGCTCGAACGGCTCCGGGAGATCGCCGCCACCGCCCAGCACGCGGTCCTGCGCCCGCTGCCGCCGCGCCTGGCCGGGCTCACCCTGGCCGGCGGCCACCGCTCCGCCAGCGAGGGCGCCCTCCTCGGCGGCGACCTCTACGAGGCGCTGGCCACGCGGCACGGCGTCCGGCTGGTCATCGGGGACGTGCGGGGCCACGGCCTGCCCGCCCTGGGGACCGTCGCCGCGCTGCTCGGCAGCTTCCGCGAGGCCGCCCACGACGAGGACGGTCTCCCCGGCGTACTGCGCCGCATGGAGCGCGCCTTCCACCGGCACCTCGGCGACCGCGCGTCCGGCCAGTCGCCGCCCTCCGGCGAGTCGCTGCCTGCCGGTGAAGACTTCGCGACCGTCCTGATGCTGGAGATCGGCGCGGAGGGCGAGGTCACGGCTCTCAACTGCGGCCACCCCTGGCCGCACCGGCTGGCCGGCGGCGACGCCGGCCCGCCCCACGGCGTCCGGGCCGAGGTCCTCTCGTCCGGCGACCCGCTGCCCCCGCTGGGCATGTTCCCGCTCCCCGCCGAACCGCCCGTCCGCCGGCTCACCCGGCTGCTGCCCGGCGAAGCCCTGGTGCTGCACACCGACGGCGTCGAGGACGCCCGGGACGCGGCCGGCCGCTTCTTCCCGCTCACCCGCGCCCTCACCGAGGCCGCCGCGCACGCGCCCGTCGTCCCCGCCGCCGTCGTCGACCGCGTCCGCGCCGCCGTCCTCCGGCACACCGGCGGCGTCCTCACCGACGACTTCGCCCTGCTCGCCCTGCGCAACGACCGGCACCGCGTTCCGGACCGCACTCCGCACGGACCGCTGGCCCGAAGCTGCCCGCACGGCTGA
- the pheT gene encoding phenylalanine--tRNA ligase subunit beta → MRAPLSWLREYVDLPAGTTGRDVQAKLIAAGLEVERVEHLGSDLTGPLVVGRVATIEELEGFRKPIRFCTVDVGMANGTGEPQEIVCGARNFTVGDKVVVALPGAVLPGDFAIAERKTYGRVSRGMICSGDELGMGDDGTHGIIVLPPEHEVGTDAIELLELRDDVLDIAVTPDRGYCLSLRGIARETATAYGLPLRDPALLDVPAPNSYGHPVRVADPAGCDRFTARTVTGLDPEARSPIWLQRRLQKAGMRPVSLTVDITNYVMLELGQPLHAYDRSRIAGTIGVRRAEPGEKLTTLDGTKRVLDAEDLVITDDNGPIGLAGVMGGAGTEIAGAAEGGTTEVVIEAAHFDAVSIARTARRHKLSSEAAKRFERGVDPQAASAAAQRTVDLLVLLAGGTPEAGVTEFITPSAPRTIALHANHPDRVAGVEYGRETVVRRLQEVGCDVYGQDELIVTVPSWRPDLTDPNDLAEEVIRLEGYENLPSTLPKPPAGRGLTARQRLHRRVGRALAGAGYVEAPTYPFVGDWALDHLGLDADDARRLTVRLVNPLSEAEPALRTTLLPGLFAALRRNDSRGEHDLALFETGLVFRPTGEELPAGRLPVDRRPTDEEIASLDAALPRQPRRAAVVLAGARERAGWWGQARPSTWADAVEAGRTVAREAGVELIVRQDQVAPFHPGRCAALLAVVDGQEVLVGNAGELHPRVIKAFGLPERTCAMEIELDRLEQAGAGALEAPRVSSFPVATQDVALVVDAGVPAGEVEAALRSGAGELLESLRLFDVFTGEQLGEGRKSLAYALRFRATDRTLTADEASAARDAAVQVAVERTGAVLRGA, encoded by the coding sequence ACGTCGGCATGGCCAACGGCACCGGTGAACCGCAGGAGATCGTCTGCGGCGCCCGCAACTTCACCGTCGGCGACAAGGTCGTCGTGGCGCTCCCCGGCGCCGTCCTGCCCGGTGACTTCGCCATCGCCGAGCGCAAGACGTACGGCCGGGTGTCGCGCGGCATGATCTGCTCGGGCGACGAGCTCGGCATGGGCGACGACGGCACGCACGGCATCATCGTGCTGCCGCCGGAGCACGAGGTCGGCACCGACGCGATCGAGCTGCTGGAGCTGCGCGACGACGTCCTGGACATCGCCGTCACCCCGGACCGCGGCTACTGCCTGTCCCTGCGCGGCATCGCCCGCGAGACCGCCACCGCGTACGGCCTGCCGCTGCGCGACCCGGCGCTGCTGGACGTGCCCGCGCCCAACTCGTACGGCCACCCGGTGCGCGTCGCCGACCCGGCCGGCTGCGACCGCTTCACCGCCCGTACGGTCACCGGTCTCGACCCCGAGGCCCGGTCGCCGATCTGGCTCCAGCGCCGGCTGCAGAAGGCCGGCATGCGCCCGGTCTCGCTGACCGTCGACATCACCAACTACGTGATGCTGGAGCTCGGGCAGCCGCTGCACGCCTACGACCGCTCCCGGATCGCCGGGACGATCGGCGTCCGCCGCGCCGAGCCGGGCGAGAAGCTGACCACCCTCGACGGCACCAAGCGCGTCCTGGACGCCGAGGACCTGGTCATCACCGACGACAACGGCCCGATCGGGCTCGCCGGTGTCATGGGCGGCGCCGGCACCGAGATCGCCGGGGCGGCCGAGGGCGGCACGACCGAGGTCGTCATCGAGGCCGCGCACTTCGACGCCGTCTCCATCGCCCGCACCGCGCGCCGGCACAAGCTGTCCTCCGAGGCGGCCAAGCGCTTCGAGCGCGGCGTCGACCCGCAGGCGGCCTCGGCCGCCGCGCAGCGGACCGTCGACCTGCTGGTGCTGCTCGCCGGCGGCACCCCGGAGGCCGGGGTCACCGAGTTCATCACCCCCAGCGCCCCGCGCACCATCGCGCTGCACGCGAACCACCCGGACCGGGTGGCGGGCGTGGAGTACGGCCGGGAGACCGTCGTCCGCCGCCTCCAGGAGGTCGGCTGCGACGTCTACGGGCAGGACGAGCTGATCGTCACCGTCCCGAGCTGGCGGCCCGACCTCACCGACCCCAACGACCTCGCCGAGGAGGTCATCCGGCTGGAGGGCTACGAGAACCTGCCCTCCACGCTGCCCAAGCCGCCCGCCGGCCGCGGCCTGACCGCGCGGCAGCGGCTGCACCGCCGGGTCGGCCGCGCCCTGGCCGGTGCCGGGTACGTCGAGGCGCCCACCTACCCGTTCGTCGGCGACTGGGCCCTGGACCACCTCGGCCTGGACGCGGACGACGCCCGCCGGCTGACCGTGCGCCTGGTCAACCCGCTCTCCGAGGCGGAGCCCGCGCTGCGCACCACCCTGCTGCCGGGGCTGTTCGCCGCGCTGCGCCGCAACGACAGCCGGGGCGAGCACGATCTGGCCCTCTTCGAGACCGGCCTGGTCTTCCGCCCCACCGGCGAGGAGCTCCCGGCCGGCCGGCTGCCGGTGGACCGCCGGCCCACCGACGAGGAGATCGCCTCGCTCGACGCCGCGCTGCCCCGGCAGCCGCGCCGGGCGGCCGTGGTCCTCGCCGGCGCTCGCGAGCGCGCCGGCTGGTGGGGCCAGGCCCGTCCGTCGACCTGGGCGGACGCCGTCGAGGCGGGCCGCACGGTGGCCCGCGAGGCCGGCGTCGAGCTGATCGTCCGGCAGGACCAGGTGGCGCCGTTCCACCCGGGCCGCTGCGCCGCGCTGCTCGCCGTGGTCGACGGGCAGGAGGTGCTGGTCGGCAACGCCGGTGAGCTCCACCCGCGCGTCATCAAGGCGTTCGGCCTGCCGGAGCGCACCTGCGCGATGGAGATCGAGCTGGACCGCCTGGAGCAGGCCGGCGCGGGCGCGCTGGAGGCGCCGCGCGTCTCCTCGTTCCCGGTGGCCACGCAGGACGTCGCGCTCGTCGTGGACGCGGGCGTGCCGGCCGGCGAGGTCGAGGCCGCGCTGCGGTCCGGTGCCGGTGAACTGCTGGAGTCGCTGCGGCTGTTCGACGTCTTCACCGGCGAGCAGCTGGGCGAGGGCCGGAAGTCGCTGGCGTACGCACTGCGGTTCCGCGCCACGGACCGCACGCTGACCGCCGACGAGGCGTCCGCGGCCCGTGACGCGGCCGTCCAGGTGGCCGTCGAGCGCACCGGCGCGGTGCTGCGCGGCGCGTAA